The Pyrus communis chromosome 14, drPyrComm1.1, whole genome shotgun sequence sequence ACGGTGGTGGGGATGGTGGTTTCCAATAAGATGCAGAAATCAGTGGTGGTGGCAGTGGACAGGCTGTTCCATCACAAGCTCTACAACCGATACGTGAAGAGGACCTCCAAGTTCATGGCCCATGACGAGCACAATCACTGCAACATTGGCGACCGAGTATGTCcctgtctctgtctctgtctttcTAATTATTTAATTCTTATTAATTTCATCATAAGCAAACTATTTCATCAGGTTCGATTGGATCCCTCGAGGCCTCTGAGCAAGCGCAAGCATTGGGATGTGGCTGAAATCCTCACCAAAGCACGCATCTACCAGCCTCCTGTACCATCAGATTCACCTTCAGCTTCAATTCAGTCTAATTCTTAAGGTATTGTTCATTCCAACTGCTATTATGTTTCCTTTCTTCAACTACGATTAGCTCTTTTTTCGAAGTTGGTTTGAATACTCCATAGTTCACCTTTTTCCCTAAACCCTTTGCCAACACAAGACTCCTAAATGTAAGTTTTGAAGTCCCAAAGCATTTTCAAGACAAATATGAACCATTCTGACATTTAGAACTATAATCTCTCCTTCATTTTTTCTGGCAGGTGAAAATTTTTGATGACCGTCCTAGAGTTTGTCAAGACGTTAGATTTAGCCAAATCCAAGTTCCCGGtattttttgagtattttgttTGTATGGGTGAATGTTTTCTCTTACAATCCAGAACCTAATCGTGTACTGAATTTTCAAACCAGATACTCTGGATAAATCCCATAATTGCAATCAATGTTCATTAAGAGaggtctttttttatttatttatttatttatttattttttttatggaaattCAGTATTTACGTTGTGATACGCTTCAAACAAACGAAAAATGTCGTCGTACTCCTGCTTTCACAATGAAAAGTATGACAGGATGATTGGAGTATACTTCGATAAATTTCATCGACGCCTGTATTCATCTCCACAGTCGCCGATCACTTGAAGGAGATTCTTCCCTTTCTTTGTGACTTCCTTTATGCTGCTTCTATCTTCCTCGTCAAGAGTAAGCGAAAACACTGCGTTGCAGTCTTGGATGTGTTCCGACAGCCCGAGTCTAACGCCTACCATTGATCCTGTCACTGCCTGCTGCAATTTTAACAAGccaaacacacacaaatcatgACTTAAACTGCAACTGATGCAAAACAATTTTTGAGGTTAAACAGAACCCGAAAATTTCTGATTTCGCAGCAACGTTGAGGTCCAACTTTACCTGATCTAGAACGTATTTCACAGCAACGTTGGCGATCGAGACCCCGTGTTTAGTAGCAATGCCCTTGATTGTCTGAAGAAGAGCTTGGAAAAGGCTCCAACCTCCCCAGGCATCGACCATATGCCACACATTACAAATGGAGTAAGAATGGATCGAAACAGATAAAATGCGCATAACATATTGATCGAGTTCAAGACTCCATACCCGTTTATACTTTTGGAGGGAGGGAGTATTTAACGGAGGCCCGGCAAAAGTAATGTTCACGTTGGTATTGAGGAACTTTTCCGATAATAGGCCACCCATTACTGTCCCATACCTGCAACAGAAGGTATTAGAATAACAAAATTGgctgagagagagggagagagagagagagagagtgagacgTTATAAGTTTGACTCCCGTAAGCTGACAAAGCTCCGCCATTTTCTGTTGAGGTCGCATGTCGACAATAGAATGTTGGACCTGATTACATTGTATGAACGTGATTATAAAGCACAAGGAGATGCACAGCATACTTCCATGAGAACAATCAAGATTCGAAACAAACATACCTGATTGCTTACGACAGGAATCTCATTTTCTAAGGCGACCGTCTTAATTTTACCTGCGAACCAGTAGCTGAAGTAATGCAATCAAACCTTGAAATGATAGTCGATGTTTTAGTTCAAGTTACAACAGTAATTCACCAACCACCTTCTTTCAAATCTGTAAGGTGCTTTAGTGCGTCGAGGTAACTAGTATTTGCATAATCCCACCTATCTCAAGTAGAAAGGCAAATTCACCCTCACAAGTCATTCACTTTATAATCACAAATCATTAAATGACAAAAATCAAGCAACGGTTCCAGCaagatttcaatcttttttttgtCTGCAACTATTCTAcatagaaaaaaatattagagaAATCAACTCTTCAAACCATATTTTGTGGCCCACAGGATTTGCGGTAGATGGTTAGATTCCATTTTTTATGCtttaaaaaaagaattcaactATCAACTAACACATCATGTAATTTATATACAATATGATCTAAAAAGATGACATTTCTAACATCACCCTTACGGCCTTACCACATTTGTTCTCGTGAACTATGTATAGTTCTCTATGCTTAATTTTTGCAGTGATGTAATCGTTGTTATTAGAATTTTTGCTCTACCATGTCATGTTGTTTCTTGTATTAAAccgtttatatatataaagattatCGATATTTAATACCTTCGACCCTAAGAAGTTGAGGGCCGCAGAGACCAAACCAGTCTAACAAAACCCTagtgaaaacaagaaaaacgtCTTACGTCACATACTTCTCCAAAGCAACCGATCTACCTGTTAAGAGTTGTCccacaaggtttgctatgtgcttatatgatcttgggctactccccatattgccaattggttttatggtggaacctcaatttcatcatggtatcataGTAGGTTGTctcacgtgtgaagcccaatggttacacgcgctccacgtcacccagttgttgctcacgtgtaggcttgaaaatccgccacacgtgcggaggcgtgttgagagttgtcccacattggtgaggggcaatgtttgctatgtgcttatatgatcttggACTACTtcttatattgccaattgattttttGGTGAAACCTCAATTTTATCACTACCATCACCAAACTCAGAAAGAAAACCAAATGCATGCACCAGCATCAGCACCTGCTATCATCAAactgatttgtttgtttatttaccATAGAAGTATGTCATCAATCATCAAACTCTGAATAGTACTATGGATATCTGTTTCCTTATGGGGCTATTTAATATGCATAAATGCTGCAGAAATTGTTCTAATTTTTATGGATTCATATGATccttttttagatttttttaatcTGTTTTTGTTTCTGCCTGTATGAGGGAATACTAGgacatacaaataaaatatgtCTCTTCTAATAAACcaacatatgaaaaaaatttaataatcatTGAGATGTTTTCTTCCATGCATGAATGAAACTACAAGCTCCTCTCTTATTGATAGGCATGGGAAATATGGTCAAATTAAGTTATCCTCCATAATTGATGTTGACAaggcttaaaaaaaataatcaaaaccaaCGAATATAGAGAATTTTACTTTCGTAATGCAGAGAACATTACTATAGTATTCACGTGAACTGTCTTTAGTCACGTCATTCTTTTGTTGTGATACAACTGTTGCTGTAATGTCTCGTGAACTATTTGTGCTTATGTATAGCTTTTGCAGTGATGTAACCATTCTAGTTTCTATAATAATGTAACCGTAGCTGCACAACTCTTGTTAAATATCTGCAGCTCTAGCTAACTTTCATATTGATGTAAGCGTTGCTGCATTTTTCCCGTGAACTATATGTGGTCCTGTCTGGCTTTTACAGTGATGTAACCGTTAATCTAGGATCTCTTGTgagttggtttttattttatctagGATCTCTTGTGAGTTTGTTGGACTATGTCCCGTCTTGGTCTCTTAAATAAGTTAATgtcgaaatttttgggattcaTACCGAGCCAATCCAAAACCTTTCGGTACGAGAATCGAGATTACATATTCAGGGGTTCGGAAATCCCAAACAAAAcagataaaatatatatatatatatatatatatatatatatatattggttgcatacatgtgtatatatattggtTGCATAcatgttgaatgttgaatttaagTAGTCTGATAATAGACTATATTAGAAATAGAAgtatgaaatttcaaattggtataaAGTAAAAAGCCTAAATTTCAATTGATATGAAATTGGGGAACAAAATTTTAGGCCAAACGCCTAAATTTTAGCCCACAACCCAAATATTCcaaattttaacccaaaagcccaaaaccgAAAATCAAATCCTGATCCATCCTGAAATATTGAAACCATTTCGGGAATCTTGAAAATTAGGAATACCGAAATTTTaatttgggattggtcttcaaattccagTCTCGAAAATTTTCGATCTGGGATCCGGGATCCCATTTTCGATTTAGGATCGCATACCGAACCATTCTTACTGTAAAGGATGTCTAAATGTGTTATTGTGAATAGTTTTATTATCATTTTCCCCTTATTGCGGCTGCCAAACTAGAACACGCTTAGGCTTCTCATTGTGATTAACTATTTCtagtatattatatataataaataaataaaaagaattcaTCAGTATTTATCTTGGGCCTGAAAAGTTGAGGACCGCAGAGACCAGCCCAGTCAAACATAAGGCtagcaaaaacaagaaaaatatagaCTTAGATTATTTCCATTCCAGCAGTGATTGGATTAACAAATTTTGAGGTTTTGATACTCATAAACATGTTATTATTGGTTCTGATAATATTCCCAATTGGTATAAATTTTGATAACTCAAGGCTAAAATCTGAGTAGAATTTTAACTGTGATGGTATTTGCCTTGAACATGCAGTTTTTCCGTACCTTGTCTGAAATAATCATGTTATCGAAATGCTTCTGAAAGCTTACTTTAGAgctaaaatttatgttttacaGTTTGCTACAGATCTTCAAACAAGAGAGTTATATGCAGATCTTATGAATATGCAAATGAATATGAGGAATAGTACTGACTAGGATTACACCTTGTTACTAGTTAATGAAGAggagattagatttgattctgtCTCGGCTTTTATTGTTTGCAACTACTctacagagaaaaaaaaaaatattaggaaaAGCATCTTTTCAaactatattttgtaaaccGCATGATTGACAGTTAATGGTTGGATTccttttttaatgatttaaaaaatgaatCTAACTATTAACCGCCACGTCATGTAGTTTATATAAAATATGGTCTAAGAATATGACTTTTCTAGCATCATCCTTACTACATTAGTTCTCGTGAACTATCCATAGTTCTCTCTGCTTAATTTTGTGGTGATGTAATGGTTTGTACTAGTTAATGAAGAGGAGATCATCTTTGGTTCTGTCTCGCTTTTGTTGTTTGCATTTAATctacagagaaaaaaaattagggaaatCATTTTTTCaaaccatattttgtaaaccgtagttgatggttggattccattttaatgatttaaaaaataaatctaaTTATCAACTGCCACGTCATGTAGTTTATATAAAATATGGTCTAAAAAGATAACCTTTCAAGCATCATCCTGACAACATTCAATAGTTCTCTATGCTTAATTTTGTAGTGATGTAATCGTTCTTGTAAGAATTTTTCTCTACCTTGTTATGTTGTTTTTCGTATTAAaccgttatatatatatatatatatatatatatatatagattatcGATATTTAAGATCTTCGACCGCGTTGTTCGTATTGGATCCTAACAAGTTGAGGGCCGCAGAGACCAACCCAGTCTAACAAAACCCTAGTGAAAATAAGAAAACCGTCTTACTACACATACTTGTCAAAAGCAACCGATCTACTGTCACCAAACTAGCTCAGAAAGAAAACCAAATGTTGTGAAAGCATCAGCACCTGCCATCATTAAACTgtgaaaactaaataaaatctgtttgtttattttctatggATGTATTTCATTATCAAACTCTGAGTAGTATCATGGATATCCGTTTCCTTTGGGGGTATTTACTATGCATAAATGCTGTAGAGATTGTTCTAATTTTTATGGATTCATATGATcctttcttaaattttttaatctgtTCTTGTTTGTGCCTGATCTCTATAAGGGAATACTAGGacatacaaataaaatacgTTTCTTCTAATAAATCAAGATATGAACACAATATAATAATCATTGAGATGTTTTCTTCTATGCATGCATGAAACTACAAGCTCTTCTCTTATTAATAGGCATAGAAAATATGGTCAAATCACCTAAGTTATCCTCCATAATTGATGTTGACAAGgcttaaaaaataatcaatacCGACAAAATATAGAGAATCTTACTTTCGTAATACAGAGAACGTTACAACAGTATTCGCGTGAACTGTCTTTAGTTATGTCATGCTTTTATTGTGATGCAACTGTTGCTGTAATGTCTCGTGAACTATTGTGTCTTTGTTTAGCTTTTGCAGTAATGTAACCGTCCTAACTTTTGTAGTGATGTAATTGTTGATGAATTGCTCTCAAGAACTATGTATATGGTTTCGACAATTTTATAGTGACGTATTCATTTTTGCAGTTTTCCCGTGAGCTATATGTGGTTTTGTCTAACTTTTATAGTGATGTAACTGTTACTCTAGGATCTTTTGTGAGTTGGTTTTCATTTTATCTAGGATCTCTTGTGAGTTTGTTGGACCATGTCCCCTCTTGGTCTCTTAAATAAGTTAATGTCGTAGATTGTGAAGTATGTCTAAATGTGTTCATGTGAATAGTTCTATTAACATTTTACCCTTACTGCTGCTGCTAAACTAGAACACGCTTAGGCTTCAAATGTTAGTTGGATTCCTAATATTCCAGATTTTATTTGATACTGGTAGTAAATCGTAATGGATGCTCCAAAAGCTTCTCATTATGATCAACTATTTCTAgaatattttataaataaataaaaagaattcaTCAGTATTTGTCCTGAAAAGTTGAGGCCCATTCAGATATAAGACtagcaaaaacaagaaaaacataagACTTAGATCGTCTCCTTTCCAGCAGTGATGGGATTAacaaattttgagattttgatACTCGTAAACATGCTATTATTGGTTCTGATAGTGCCCAATTAGTATAACTTTTGCTAACTCAAAGCTAAAATCTgagtaaaattttaaatttgaggcTATGTGCCTTGAATATGCAGTTTTTCCATACCTTGCCTGAAATAATCACGTTATTGAAATGTTTCTGAAAGCTTACTTTAGAgctaaaatttatgttttacaGTTTGCTACCAGATCTTGAAACAAAAGAGTTATAAGTAGATCTTATTAATATGCAAATGCATATGAGAAGTATTACTGACTAGGATTACACTAGTGACTAATATATCAGAGATTGACTGATAAGGATTTACAAGGTCATATAAATAAaatctgtcttattttgatAAAACAAGATTTGAACCAAATTTAAGAATCACTAAGATGTTTTCTTCTGTGTGTGCATGAAACCACCAGCTTTCTTATTTGTAGGCATGAATATGACTAGATTACCTAGTTATCCTTACATAATTGATGTTCATACGGATAAAATCCtaaagttaaaataatcgtttCAAGGAAAATACACTGAATCTTGCCTTTGCAATGCAGTAACTGTTACTGCAGTATTCGAACTATCTTTGGTTCTCACTTTTGTTGTTTGCAACTATTCTACATAGAAAAAACTAGGGAGATTatcttttaaaaacacattttgTAAGCCACATGATGTGGCAGTGATGGTTGgatttcatttttaatgatttaaaaaaaaatccaactatCAACCGCCACGTCATGTAGTTTATATAATATATGGTCTAAAAAGATGGTCTCTCTAGTATCACTCTTACTACATTTGTTCCCGTGAACCATCTGTAGTTATCTCTGCTTAATTTTGCAGTGATATTTTCTGTAAGAATTTTTGCTCTACCATGTCATGTTGTTTCTCGTCTTAAAACGTTTGTATATATAAAGATTATCGATATTTAATATCTTTAACGGCGGCGTTCGTCTTGGACCCTAAGAAGTTGAGGACCGCAGAGACCAACCCAGTCTAACAAAACcctagaaaacaagaaaaacgtCTTCACATACTTCTCGAAAGCAACCGATCTACCATCACCAAACTCAGAAAGAAAACCAAATGCATGCACAAGCATCAGCACCTGCCATCATCAAACTGATGTGTTTGTTTATTTACTATGGATGTATCTGTTTCCTTATGGGGGTATTTACTATGCATAAATGCTGTAGAgattgtttaaatttttatggATTCATATGATccttttttcagatttttttgaACTGTTCTTGTTTCTGCCTGATCTGTACAAGGGAATACTAggacatacaaataaaaaatgtctCTTCTAATAAACCAAGATATGAACAAATTTAATAATCATTGAGATGTTTTATTCTATGAATGCATGAACTACAAGCTCCTCTTTTATTAATAGGCATGGAAATTATGGTCAAATTACCTAAGCTATCTCCCTAATTGATGTTGACAAGGCCTAAGAAAATAATCAATACCGACAAAATTTAGAGAATCTTACTTTCATAATGCAGAGAATGTTACAGCAGTATTCACATGAATTGAGAACGTTACAGTAGTATTCACATAAATTGAGAACGTTACCGTAGTATTCAGGTGAAATGAGAATGTTACAACAGTATTCACGTAAATTGTCTTTAGTCAcgtcattttttttgttctagtGCAGCTGTTGCTGTAATGTCTCATGAACTATTTGTGGTTCTGTACAACTTTTGCAGAGATGTAACTGTTCTAGTTTCTATACTAATGTAACCGTAGCTGCACTGATCCAGTTAACTATCGGCGACTCTTGCTAACTTTTATATTGATGTAAGCGTTGCCGCAGTTTTCTCGTGAACTATTTGTGGTCCTATCTAATTTTTGTAGTGATGTAACCATTAATGTATAATCTCTTGTGagttggttttgattttttttgaaatatgcTATGTTGGGACCTTTATGCAACAATCTTTCCTCAACCATGCCATGCTGCTTTTGTTGGACCATGTACCCTTTTGGTGTCTCTTAAATACTAATGGATGCTCTAAGAGCTTCATTTTGTAATTAACTATTTATCCTTTGatgtatttaaattttaaaaagaaaagaattt is a genomic window containing:
- the LOC137716444 gene encoding uncharacterized protein; protein product: MKTVVGMVVSNKMQKSVVVAVDRLFHHKLYNRYVKRTSKFMAHDEHNHCNIGDRVRLDPSRPLSKRKHWDVAEILTKARIYQPPVPSDSPSASIQSNS
- the LOC137714358 gene encoding uncharacterized protein, giving the protein MGSSPRSYKHIANLVGQLLTGRSVALEKWDYANTSYLDALKHLTDLKEGGKIKTVALENEIPVVSNQVQHSIVDMRPQQKMAELCQLTGVKLITYGTVMGGLLSEKFLNTNVNITFAGPPLNTPSLQKYKRMVDAWGGWSLFQALLQTIKGIATKHGVSIANVAVKYVLDQQAVTGSMVGVRLGLSEHIQDCNAVFSLTLDEEDRSSIKEVTKKGKNLLQVIGDCGDEYRRR